In the Gymnodinialimonas sp. 202GB13-11 genome, one interval contains:
- a CDS encoding formate dehydrogenase subunit delta — protein sequence MPHEKLTRMANQIATFFATQPGADQAERVAAHLKDFWGPEMRAELKAHAAEDDSDLAPLVKDAIPLI from the coding sequence ATGCCGCATGAAAAACTCACCCGCATGGCCAACCAGATCGCCACCTTCTTCGCGACCCAACCCGGTGCCGATCAGGCCGAGCGTGTCGCTGCCCATCTGAAGGATTTCTGGGGGCCGGAAATGCGCGCCGAATTGAAAGCCCACGCAGCCGAGGATGACAGCGATCTGGCACCGCTTGTCAAAGACGCGATCCCACTGATCTGA
- a CDS encoding IlvD/Edd family dehydratase, translated as MSDTRANRRYRSQEWFDNPNNPGMTALYLERYQNQAFTQGELQAEKPIIGIAQTGSDLVPCNKIHVFLMDRIKAGIRDAGGIPLEFPVHPIQETGKRPTAALDRNLQYLSLVEVLHGYPIDGVVLTTGCDKTTPAMLMGAATVDLPAIALNGGPMLDGWYKGKRAGSGTSIWEGRRLLAKGEIDYNEFMELACASSPSLGHCNTMGTASTMNALAEALGMTLPGAAAIPAPFRERMEMAYLTGRRAVEMVEEDLKPSDILTRQAFENAIKVNTAIGGSTNAPPHLQALARHAGVELHVTDWEKIGHALPLLVNMQPAGEYLGESFFRAGGVPAVMGELMAEGLLDTTVMTASGKPLKDALGAIRSQDQDVIRPVANPMREEAGFAVLSGNLFDSALMKTSVISEDFRTRFLKDNQFEGRAIVFEGPEDYHDRVNDPDLAIDDRSILFIRGVGCVGYPGSAEVVNMQPPDMLIKEGIKHLPTVGDGRQSGTSESPSILNASPESVVGGGLAYLQTGDTVRLDLNEGTLNAMVPEEEWATRKAAWTPPEITHQTPWQELYRKHVGQLADGGCLELATAYQRIAKDLPRDNH; from the coding sequence ATGTCCGACACCCGCGCCAACCGCCGTTACCGGTCCCAGGAATGGTTTGACAATCCCAACAACCCGGGCATGACCGCGCTTTATCTTGAGCGTTACCAGAACCAGGCATTCACCCAGGGCGAATTGCAGGCCGAAAAGCCGATCATCGGCATCGCGCAGACCGGCTCGGACCTTGTGCCGTGCAATAAAATCCATGTTTTTCTGATGGATAGGATCAAGGCAGGTATCCGAGACGCGGGCGGCATTCCCTTGGAGTTCCCTGTGCATCCGATCCAGGAAACCGGCAAGCGCCCCACCGCGGCCCTCGATCGAAACCTGCAATATCTGTCTTTGGTTGAGGTCCTGCACGGCTACCCAATCGACGGCGTGGTGCTGACAACGGGCTGCGACAAGACCACCCCCGCCATGCTGATGGGCGCGGCCACTGTCGACCTCCCCGCCATCGCTTTGAACGGCGGTCCAATGCTCGACGGCTGGTACAAAGGCAAGCGCGCAGGTTCTGGAACTAGCATCTGGGAAGGCCGCAGACTGCTGGCCAAGGGCGAGATAGATTACAATGAATTCATGGAGTTAGCCTGCGCCAGCTCACCCTCGCTTGGCCATTGCAACACCATGGGCACGGCCTCAACTATGAACGCCTTGGCCGAAGCCTTGGGCATGACGCTGCCGGGCGCAGCGGCCATTCCGGCCCCCTTCCGCGAGCGGATGGAGATGGCCTACCTCACCGGTCGCCGGGCGGTGGAAATGGTCGAGGAAGATCTCAAGCCCTCCGACATTCTCACCCGCCAAGCCTTTGAAAACGCGATCAAAGTCAACACAGCCATTGGCGGCTCCACCAATGCGCCACCGCATTTGCAGGCCTTGGCGCGCCATGCGGGTGTCGAGCTTCACGTCACCGATTGGGAAAAAATCGGCCACGCTTTGCCACTGTTGGTGAACATGCAGCCCGCCGGCGAATACCTCGGCGAAAGCTTTTTCCGTGCTGGCGGTGTGCCGGCTGTGATGGGCGAATTGATGGCCGAAGGGCTTCTGGACACCACCGTCATGACCGCATCCGGCAAGCCGCTCAAAGATGCGCTCGGTGCAATTCGCTCTCAAGATCAGGATGTTATCCGTCCCGTCGCCAACCCGATGCGCGAAGAGGCGGGCTTCGCTGTCCTCTCTGGCAACCTCTTCGACAGCGCCCTTATGAAGACCTCCGTGATCTCCGAGGATTTCCGCACGCGCTTCCTGAAGGACAACCAGTTCGAAGGCCGCGCCATCGTGTTTGAAGGCCCCGAAGACTACCACGACCGCGTCAATGACCCCGACCTCGCCATTGACGATCGCTCGATCCTCTTCATCCGCGGCGTGGGCTGCGTGGGGTATCCCGGTTCAGCCGAGGTAGTGAACATGCAACCCCCTGATATGCTTATCAAAGAAGGGATCAAGCATCTGCCCACCGTGGGCGACGGGCGCCAATCCGGCACATCGGAATCGCCGTCGATCCTCAACGCTTCACCGGAATCCGTTGTTGGCGGCGGCTTGGCCTATCTGCAGACCGGCGACACGGTCCGCCTTGACCTGAACGAAGGCACGCTGAACGCGATGGTTCCCGAAGAGGAATGGGCGACCCGCAAAGCGGCCTGGACCCCGCCGGAGATCACACACCAGACGCCCTGGCAAGAACTCTACCGCAAACATGTGGGCCAGCTTGCAGATGGCGGCTGCCTTGAACTGGCGACAGCATATCAACGGATCGCGAAGGACCTACCGCGCGACAACCACTAA
- a CDS encoding DUF1638 domain-containing protein: MHVDDKKLVEFGMDAPIKGQILLLACGALAHEVLALKRLNGWDHLDLHCLPAKLHNTPDQIPDAVESAVRARSGAYAQVYVLYADCGTGGLLQAKCAELGVEMLEGPHCYSFFEGNAAFEARDEMTAFYLTDFLVKQFDAFVTKPLGLDRFPELREMYFGNYEKLVYQAQVDDPVLTEKARGHAEALGLAFERRFTGYGDLKVALSRL, from the coding sequence ATGCACGTGGATGATAAAAAGCTGGTCGAATTCGGCATGGATGCACCAATAAAGGGTCAAATCCTGCTGCTTGCTTGTGGCGCACTTGCCCACGAAGTCCTTGCTTTGAAACGGTTAAATGGGTGGGATCATCTTGATCTGCACTGTTTACCGGCCAAGTTGCATAACACGCCCGACCAGATCCCCGACGCCGTCGAGTCTGCAGTCCGCGCACGCTCCGGTGCATATGCGCAGGTCTATGTCCTCTACGCCGATTGCGGCACGGGCGGATTGTTACAAGCCAAATGCGCCGAATTGGGCGTCGAGATGCTGGAGGGCCCGCATTGTTACAGCTTTTTCGAAGGAAATGCGGCGTTTGAGGCCCGTGATGAAATGACCGCCTTCTACCTGACCGACTTTCTGGTGAAGCAGTTCGATGCGTTTGTGACGAAGCCGCTCGGTTTGGACCGCTTCCCGGAATTGCGTGAGATGTATTTCGGAAACTATGAAAAGCTCGTCTATCAGGCGCAGGTGGACGACCCGGTCTTGACCGAAAAGGCCCGCGGACATGCCGAAGCGCTGGGATTGGCGTTTGAACGTCGCTTCACAGGCTACGGCGATCTTAAGGTCGCCCTGTCCCGCCTTTGA
- a CDS encoding EamA family transporter: MPPRDILLAIIVIFVWGTNFTAMKLALEELPPLLFVGLRFAILVPLLFFFKRPAPWLAIIGVGALLNMGQFAFLFSAMRADASAGLASLLLQSQAPLTILLAALVYGERITWLQAAGIALACAGVAGFALNGGGNITLWGLTLVMCGALSWACGNLILRRLPGVNMLALFIWASLIPPLPMLGLSALIEGATPFATLTALNPAGWGAVLYVAIASTIIGYSIWGALLSRHPAAQVTPFALGIPVVGIVTAAIILGERITLPEAIFGLVILIGIAVAILAPRLQRPR; the protein is encoded by the coding sequence ATGCCCCCGCGCGACATCCTGCTGGCGATAATCGTGATTTTCGTCTGGGGCACGAACTTCACGGCGATGAAGCTGGCGCTGGAAGAACTCCCGCCCCTCCTCTTCGTGGGGCTGCGGTTTGCAATCCTTGTCCCATTGCTCTTCTTCTTCAAACGCCCTGCCCCGTGGCTCGCCATCATCGGCGTGGGCGCGCTTTTGAACATGGGCCAATTCGCCTTCCTGTTCTCGGCCATGCGGGCCGATGCGTCGGCGGGCCTCGCCTCGCTCCTTCTCCAGAGCCAGGCCCCGCTGACGATCCTTCTAGCCGCCCTGGTTTATGGAGAGCGGATCACATGGCTTCAGGCGGCAGGCATTGCATTGGCCTGTGCGGGCGTTGCCGGTTTCGCGCTCAACGGCGGGGGAAACATCACGCTTTGGGGCCTCACGCTGGTCATGTGTGGTGCCCTGTCCTGGGCCTGTGGCAACCTGATCCTGCGACGCTTGCCCGGTGTTAACATGCTGGCCCTGTTCATCTGGGCCAGCCTCATCCCGCCTTTGCCCATGCTCGGCCTCTCCGCCCTGATCGAAGGCGCAACTCCATTCGCCACACTAACCGCTCTCAACCCCGCGGGCTGGGGCGCTGTCCTTTACGTCGCCATCGCATCAACCATTATCGGCTACTCGATCTGGGGGGCCCTTCTTTCTCGCCATCCCGCAGCTCAGGTCACGCCCTTTGCCCTTGGGATCCCGGTTGTGGGCATCGTCACGGCGGCCATCATTTTGGGCGAACGCATCACCCTGCCAGAGGCGATTTTCGGCCTTGTCATCCTGATCGGAATAGCCGTGGCCATCCTTGCCCCGCGCTTGCAACGCCCGCGTTAA
- a CDS encoding GNAT family N-acetyltransferase has product MKSARECPGAGFFIGADMQIILTGPNDAPLFENLHEDVFDAPPQPDLLHSYLADPRLHMAVAVFDGQVVGMITGMHYHHPDKPPQMWINELGVAEPFRRRGIATDLIQRLSEHALTLACTEIWVVADPTDMAEGFYTSLGWERTGQRLAMFSAGLASP; this is encoded by the coding sequence ATGAAGTCCGCGCGGGAATGTCCCGGCGCGGGCTTTTTCATTGGGGCGGACATGCAGATTATCCTGACCGGGCCAAACGATGCGCCCCTGTTTGAAAATTTGCACGAGGACGTTTTTGACGCCCCTCCGCAACCCGACCTTCTGCACAGCTATTTGGCGGATCCACGCCTTCACATGGCCGTCGCGGTTTTTGATGGTCAGGTGGTCGGCATGATCACCGGCATGCACTACCACCACCCCGACAAACCGCCGCAGATGTGGATCAACGAGCTTGGCGTGGCCGAGCCGTTCCGCAGACGCGGTATTGCAACGGACCTTATCCAGCGCCTCTCTGAGCACGCGCTCACCCTCGCCTGTACCGAAATCTGGGTTGTCGCCGACCCGACCGACATGGCCGAAGGGTTCTACACGAGCCTCGGCTGGGAACGGACCGGGCAGCGGCTGGCCATGTTTTCGGCGGGCCTTGCCTCCCCATGA
- a CDS encoding corrinoid protein: MSDEEDDIVLSELNDEDLVAQMFDDLYDGLKEEIEEGVNILLERGWEPYRVLTEALVGGMTIVGNDFRDGILFVPEVLMAANAMKGGMAILKPLLAETGAPRVGKMVIGTVKGDIHDIGKNLVSMMMEGAGFEVVDLGINNAVEAYLEALEAEGPDILGMSALLTTTMPYMKVVIDTMVEQGIRDDYIVLVGGAPLNEEFGKAIGADAYCRDAAVAVETAKQFVARKHNQLAAGA, from the coding sequence ATGTCTGACGAAGAAGACGATATCGTCCTGTCCGAACTCAACGACGAAGACCTCGTCGCCCAGATGTTCGACGACCTCTACGATGGCCTCAAGGAGGAGATCGAAGAAGGCGTGAACATCCTGCTGGAGCGCGGCTGGGAACCCTACCGCGTTCTCACCGAAGCGCTGGTGGGCGGCATGACCATCGTTGGTAATGATTTCCGCGACGGAATCCTGTTCGTGCCAGAGGTTTTGATGGCCGCCAACGCCATGAAAGGCGGCATGGCCATCCTGAAGCCCCTGCTGGCCGAAACGGGAGCGCCCCGTGTGGGCAAGATGGTGATCGGCACCGTCAAAGGCGACATTCACGACATCGGCAAGAACCTTGTGTCGATGATGATGGAAGGCGCAGGCTTTGAGGTTGTGGACCTCGGCATCAACAACGCGGTCGAAGCCTATCTGGAGGCGCTTGAGGCTGAAGGCCCAGACATCCTCGGCATGTCCGCACTTTTGACCACGACCATGCCCTACATGAAGGTCGTGATCGATACGATGGTCGAGCAGGGCATCCGCGACGATTACATCGTCCTGGTAGGCGGTGCGCCCCTGAACGAGGAATTCGGTAAAGCCATCGGCGCAGACGCCTATTGCCGGGACGCCGCAGTCGCCGTTGAAACCGCGAAGCAGTTCGTAGCCCGCAAGCACAACCAGCTGGCCGCTGGCGCCTGA
- a CDS encoding PA0069 family radical SAM protein, whose product MAFPNPSRPAGRAALSNDVGRFERHVREEVDDGWDIVEEASPLRTEVTEEVPRSVITKNTSPDISFDRSINPYRGCEHGCIYCFARPTHAYLGLSPGLDFETQLIARPEAPRVLEAELRRKNYRCDVIAIGTNTDAYQPIEKERRVMRGILEVLQRFRHPVGIATKGTLVERDADILGEMGQAGLARVGMSVTTLQPDLARKMEPRVPSPARRLQAIGRLSKAGIPVSVMVSPIIPGLTDHEIEGIVTAARDAGAVAASMIPLRLPLEVSQLWQDWLAEYYPERVGRVMSKLRDMHGGKDYDAEFGKRMRGEGIWADLLQQRFSRAVRAAGMAEKLPPLRTDLFEVPLANGDQLALF is encoded by the coding sequence ATGGCATTCCCGAACCCATCCAGACCTGCCGGGCGCGCGGCGCTGAGCAATGATGTCGGCCGGTTTGAGCGGCACGTACGGGAGGAGGTGGATGACGGGTGGGATATTGTAGAAGAAGCCAGCCCCCTGCGGACCGAAGTGACGGAGGAGGTGCCGCGGTCGGTGATCACCAAGAACACCTCGCCCGACATTTCGTTCGACCGCTCCATCAACCCGTATCGCGGGTGTGAACATGGCTGCATCTACTGCTTTGCGCGCCCAACCCACGCCTATCTGGGCCTGTCGCCAGGATTGGATTTCGAGACGCAGCTGATCGCGCGGCCCGAAGCCCCGCGTGTGCTGGAGGCCGAGTTGCGGCGCAAAAACTATCGGTGCGATGTGATCGCCATCGGCACGAACACCGATGCCTACCAGCCGATTGAGAAAGAGCGCCGCGTGATGCGGGGGATTCTTGAGGTTTTGCAACGGTTTCGCCACCCGGTCGGGATCGCCACCAAAGGCACCTTGGTTGAGCGGGACGCCGACATTTTGGGCGAGATGGGGCAGGCGGGGCTGGCGCGTGTCGGAATGTCCGTCACGACATTGCAACCCGATCTGGCCCGCAAGATGGAGCCGCGCGTGCCGTCGCCCGCGCGTAGGTTGCAGGCGATTGGGCGGCTCAGCAAGGCAGGTATTCCGGTGAGCGTGATGGTCTCGCCTATCATTCCGGGGCTGACCGATCATGAGATCGAAGGAATTGTCACCGCCGCGCGCGATGCGGGAGCGGTTGCAGCGAGCATGATCCCCCTGCGCCTGCCGCTTGAAGTCTCGCAGCTGTGGCAGGATTGGCTTGCCGAGTATTACCCTGAGCGGGTCGGTCGTGTGATGTCGAAGCTGCGCGATATGCATGGCGGAAAAGACTACGACGCCGAGTTCGGGAAGCGGATGCGGGGAGAAGGGATCTGGGCCGATCTTCTGCAACAACGTTTTTCGCGCGCTGTGCGGGCGGCTGGAATGGCTGAAAAGCTTCCGCCGCTGCGCACCGATCTGTTTGAGGTGCCGCTGGCGAACGGCGATCAATTGGCGCTGTTCTGA
- a CDS encoding methionine synthase, with the protein MRSLFIILGCLSLVAWFLWYQFIASMACAFGSVSGNCTTPAPWELNSEDLQFMVLIPGAITLAFFVIAFFAKSSKKNDR; encoded by the coding sequence ATGCGATCACTCTTCATCATTCTTGGCTGCCTGTCTCTCGTGGCTTGGTTCCTATGGTATCAGTTCATCGCCTCCATGGCATGTGCCTTTGGGAGCGTTTCGGGCAACTGCACGACACCGGCACCATGGGAGCTTAATTCCGAAGACCTTCAATTCATGGTTTTGATCCCGGGCGCCATCACGCTCGCGTTCTTCGTCATCGCGTTCTTTGCGAAATCGTCTAAGAAGAATGACCGATAA
- the bmt gene encoding betaine--homocysteine S-methyltransferase, translating to MSDPLSRLLQSRDWLLADGATGTTLFNMGLQSGDAPELWNIDHPDRIAKLYQGAVDAGSDLFLTNTFGGTAARLKLHDAQNRVFELNKAGAEIGREVADTVGRPVIVAGSVGPTGEIMAPMGALTHELAVEMFHEQAEGLKAGGADVLWVETISAPEEYKAAAEAAKLAGMPFCGTMSFDTAGRTMMGLTSAAMATMVERLDHKPVAFGANCGVGASDLLRTVLGFAASGTERPIIAKGNAGIPKYVDGHIHYDGTPELMAHYACLARDAGATIIGGCCGTTPEHLTQMRRALETTPRGDRPSLEVIAAALGGFSSDVDGTEANAGPVRERRGRRRARA from the coding sequence ATGTCCGACCCCCTTTCCCGCCTTTTGCAATCCCGCGATTGGCTGCTTGCCGATGGCGCAACAGGTACGACGTTGTTCAACATGGGACTGCAATCCGGCGACGCGCCTGAGCTTTGGAACATCGACCATCCGGATCGCATCGCCAAACTCTATCAGGGCGCAGTTGATGCGGGCTCTGACCTCTTCCTGACCAACACTTTCGGCGGCACGGCAGCCCGCCTCAAGCTGCACGACGCGCAGAACCGCGTGTTTGAGTTGAACAAGGCCGGGGCCGAGATTGGCCGCGAGGTTGCTGATACAGTGGGCCGCCCGGTCATCGTTGCAGGCTCGGTTGGGCCGACCGGAGAGATCATGGCCCCGATGGGCGCGCTCACCCATGAATTGGCCGTTGAGATGTTCCACGAACAGGCTGAGGGCCTGAAAGCAGGCGGCGCAGATGTCCTGTGGGTCGAGACGATCAGCGCACCTGAGGAATACAAGGCCGCTGCCGAGGCTGCCAAGCTGGCCGGAATGCCTTTCTGCGGCACGATGAGCTTTGACACGGCAGGCCGCACCATGATGGGCCTGACCTCCGCCGCGATGGCCACGATGGTTGAGCGGCTGGACCATAAGCCTGTGGCATTCGGTGCAAATTGTGGTGTCGGCGCGTCCGATCTGCTGCGTACCGTCCTTGGCTTTGCCGCAAGCGGGACGGAGCGTCCGATCATCGCCAAAGGCAATGCGGGCATCCCGAAATACGTCGATGGTCATATCCACTACGACGGCACGCCCGAATTGATGGCACACTATGCCTGCCTGGCCCGGGATGCGGGCGCCACGATCATCGGCGGATGCTGCGGCACGACCCCTGAACATCTGACCCAGATGCGCCGCGCGTTGGAGACGACACCACGCGGCGACCGCCCGAGCCTTGAGGTGATAGCAGCAGCGCTTGGTGGCTTTTCATCAGACGTGGATGGCACGGAAGCCAATGCCGGGCCGGTACGGGAACGCCGGGGTCGCCGCCGCGCCCGTGCATGA
- a CDS encoding DUF1476 domain-containing protein — MSGFDDRADAFENKFAHDAEMQFKAEARRNKLMGLWVAEALGKSGDDANAYAAEVVKADFEEAGHEDVMRKVLGDLDGKLPEADVRAKYEALMPVAKAQLMDEV; from the coding sequence ATGTCCGGCTTTGACGACCGCGCAGATGCCTTTGAAAACAAGTTCGCCCATGACGCCGAGATGCAGTTCAAGGCCGAAGCACGCCGCAACAAACTGATGGGCCTTTGGGTCGCCGAAGCACTTGGCAAATCCGGCGATGATGCAAACGCCTACGCCGCCGAAGTCGTGAAAGCCGATTTCGAGGAGGCTGGCCATGAGGACGTGATGCGCAAGGTCCTTGGAGATCTGGACGGCAAGCTGCCCGAGGCGGACGTTCGCGCGAAATACGAGGCGCTGATGCCGGTGGCCAAAGCGCAGTTGATGGACGAAGTCTAA
- the purC gene encoding phosphoribosylaminoimidazolesuccinocarboxamide synthase has protein sequence MARRKKVYEGKAKVLYEGPEPGTLVQYFKDDATAFNAEKRDVIDGKGVLNNRLSEFFMNGLTAIGVPNHFIKRINMREQLIRAVEIIPLEVVVRNTAAGSICPRLGIEEGTPMPRPIVEFYLKNDDLGDPIVSEEHIIAFQWASQQDMDDMVSLALRVNDFMSGLMLGVGIKLVDFKIEIGRIWDGDFMRLIVADEISPDSCRLWDIETGRKLDKDVFRRDLGDLADAYTEVARRLGVMPQGPSGVSKPTLIN, from the coding sequence ATGGCACGCCGCAAAAAGGTCTACGAGGGTAAGGCCAAGGTCCTTTACGAAGGCCCTGAACCCGGAACTCTGGTGCAGTATTTCAAGGACGACGCGACTGCCTTCAACGCCGAGAAACGCGATGTGATTGACGGCAAGGGCGTGTTGAACAACCGCCTGAGTGAGTTTTTCATGAACGGGCTGACCGCGATCGGGGTGCCGAACCACTTCATCAAACGCATCAACATGCGTGAGCAGTTGATCCGCGCGGTTGAGATTATTCCTCTGGAAGTTGTGGTGCGGAACACTGCTGCAGGCTCAATCTGCCCACGGCTGGGGATCGAGGAAGGCACGCCGATGCCGCGCCCGATCGTCGAGTTTTACTTGAAGAACGATGATCTTGGCGATCCGATTGTCAGCGAAGAGCATATCATCGCGTTCCAGTGGGCCAGCCAGCAGGACATGGACGATATGGTTAGCCTCGCTCTGCGCGTGAATGATTTCATGAGTGGTCTGATGCTGGGTGTCGGGATCAAGCTGGTCGATTTCAAAATCGAGATCGGCCGGATCTGGGACGGCGACTTCATGCGCCTGATCGTGGCCGATGAGATCAGCCCCGATAGCTGTCGTCTTTGGGATATCGAGACGGGCCGCAAGCTCGACAAGGATGTGTTCCGCCGCGATCTGGGTGATCTGGCGGATGCCTATACGGAAGTGGCGCGGCGCCTTGGCGTGATGCCGCAAGGCCCGTCTGGCGTGTCGAAGCCGACGCTTATCAACTGA
- the purS gene encoding phosphoribosylformylglycinamidine synthase subunit PurS yields the protein MKAVVTVMLKQGVLDPQGEAVKSALGSMGFDGVGGVRQGKVIELDLADGTTEAQVTEMCEKLLANTVIESYRVEMGA from the coding sequence ATGAAAGCTGTCGTGACCGTGATGCTGAAACAGGGCGTTCTGGACCCGCAGGGTGAGGCCGTGAAATCGGCCCTTGGCTCCATGGGGTTTGACGGTGTTGGCGGCGTGCGTCAGGGAAAGGTGATCGAACTGGACCTGGCTGATGGCACGACCGAAGCGCAGGTGACAGAGATGTGCGAAAAGCTGCTCGCGAACACCGTCATCGAAAGCTACCGGGTGGAGATGGGCGCGTGA
- the purQ gene encoding phosphoribosylformylglycinamidine synthase subunit PurQ has protein sequence MKAAVLQFPGSNCDRDMVEGFRKAGFAASQVWHKETTLPDGIDVVGVPGGFSYGDYLRCGAIAAQSPIMRAVADFAAKGGHVLGVCNGFQVLCETRLLPGVLMRNAGLKFVCRAEPLAVATTDSPFTNGYGADQTVSVPIAHHDGNYQIDDEGLAALKAEDRIAFTYQDNPNGSRADIAGVLSENRRVLGMMPHPERAVEETQGGTDGAPLFAALAGALVAA, from the coding sequence GTGAAGGCGGCGGTTCTTCAATTCCCCGGCTCCAATTGCGACCGCGATATGGTCGAAGGCTTCCGAAAGGCGGGGTTCGCGGCCAGCCAGGTCTGGCACAAGGAAACCACGTTGCCGGACGGGATTGACGTGGTCGGCGTGCCGGGCGGTTTTTCCTACGGCGACTACCTGCGCTGTGGTGCCATTGCCGCGCAATCGCCGATCATGCGCGCCGTGGCAGACTTCGCGGCCAAGGGCGGGCACGTTCTGGGGGTCTGCAATGGCTTTCAGGTTCTGTGTGAGACGCGCCTTTTGCCGGGTGTTCTGATGCGCAATGCAGGGCTGAAATTCGTTTGCCGGGCGGAGCCGCTTGCTGTGGCCACAACCGACAGCCCGTTCACGAACGGTTATGGCGCAGATCAGACGGTTTCTGTGCCGATTGCCCACCATGACGGCAATTATCAGATCGATGATGAAGGTCTGGCCGCGTTGAAGGCCGAAGATCGCATTGCCTTCACGTATCAGGATAATCCCAACGGCTCCCGCGCGGACATCGCCGGTGTCCTGAGTGAAAATCGCCGTGTGCTTGGCATGATGCCGCATCCGGAACGTGCCGTGGAAGAAACGCAAGGCGGTACAGACGGCGCGCCGCTCTTCGCCGCGTTAGCGGGTGCGCTGGTCGCAGCATAA